Below is a genomic region from Candidatus Methanoperedens sp..
TACCTGTAGTCGTGATTGATATTAAGTACGCTGTCATGCACTGGTTGCCTTAAAAAAAGGAACGGATTAGAGTCGCTATCGTCTTCGTCTTCACTGACTATAATCATTTTAGATATCAGTCCGTTGCTTATTCATTATAAGCTGAGTATAAATAAGTAACGAGTGCAAAGGTAGGTTTCCTGTGAACCATTTCAGCGTTCAGGGAAGCCAATAAGCTCTAGCGGAGGGCTACAATATCAAATTTTTTGCGCTATAACTGCTGCGTGGTCAGAATGGAAGGGTTCTAAATTTATTAACTCCTTGACTTTGAAAGTATTCTCTAACTTACTTACCTCGCTGTTTATTACTTCGCTTGTTTTTTTTGTGGAGTCTATACTTCTGGGTTTTATTATCAATACTAAAATACCATCCTTTTTGAGGAACAGCTCTGCATTCCTTATGGCTATCCTTGCCTGTTCACGCTGGGCTATATCCTGATACAGGAAATCCACCTCTCCTACCATGTTCTTGTATGAGTTAGGATGCAATGCATCCGCAAGTATGGGGATGAGGTTCAATCGTGGGATGCTGACGCGGATAAGGTCGTGCATAGCGCGGGGAGAGAATTCCACTGCAAAAACCTCGCCGAGAGAAACAATATCAGAAACATGGCTTGCAGTGGTTCCATTGGCAGCGCCGAGATAAAGAACGCTATAATCCTTTTTTAACGATACTGAAGAACATTTCATTATCATGGCGGCAAGCTTGCTGCGATACGGGTCCCAGAGGCGATACTCAACATTCGCCACACATGTGAGCTTTTCACCGTAAACCTGTATTCCCGGGGTGAGGTTTTTTGTGACAAGCCATTTTGAACCTTCTTCGATTAAAATAAAGGCATTGTCCAACCCTGTTTCGATTATCTTGATATCTTCCATTCTATTGACTTTATTGCCAGCAACCTTTTAGAGTTTTTGTCCTTGAATCAAGTTATTTTAAACACCGGAAAGTCGCTATGAACGAAGTTCATGGATAACAATGAAAAACAACAAAATGAACATTAACAGCGAACTAATACGAACTCGTACGAACTCCGAGGGCGTGAGTTCGTAAAGCGACACCTCGCTTTATGAGATATAGGGTATGCAAAGCATACCCCGCGTTTGATGGAACTTTTCCAAAGTTCCTTGATAAACCTTTTTCAAAGGTTTTTGATAAAACTTTCCTAAAGTTTTCAGTTCGTACGAGTTAGTTGTTGATTTTTTCATACCAGACGCAAAGAACACAAAGTGAAGCATCAACAATCTTTGCGACCTCTGCGCCTCTGCGGTGAGATTAACTCATTTTGATTAATCGTGCAATGTCATCCCCGACCTCGGAGGTGGTATTTCCGCCGCCCATGTCGTAGGTTTTCACTTCTCCATTGACGATATTCTGCTCAATAGCTTTGACGATTGCATCCGCAGCCTCTTTTTCGCCTATCTGGGAAAGCAAAAGCGCCCCGGCCCATATCGTTGCAACAGGGTTCACCTTGTTCTGACCCTTGTACTTGGGCGCGCTTCCGTGTATGGGTTCAAACATGCTCGTTCCTTGCGGGTTTATGTTTCCCCCAGGAGCAAGACCAAGCCCTCCCTGGATCATCGCCCCGAGGTCTGTAATGATGTCGCCGAACATATTCGGCGTAACCACCACGTCAAACCATTCGGGATTCTTGACAAACCACATTGTTATGGCATCCACAAAATTAAAATCCGTTTTAATTTGCGGGTACTCAGAAGCAATTGAACTGAACTCCTCCCGCCAGAACCCATAGATATCAGACAACACATTTGCCTTATCAACAGATGAGAGATGTTTTTTCCTTTCCTCTGCAAGCTCGAAGGCATAGCGGATAACCCTGCGTGTGCCCTCTTTGCTTATAAGACCGAGCTGGTAGCCGATTTCATCGCTGTCTGTTTCGATGTCGAGTCCGAATTTTACGTTATACAGATTCCGTACCACTTCAAGCGTATTTTTGCTCTTGCCCTTTTTCGCCCGACCTCCTATGCCTATATAGAAGTCCTCGGTATTCTCCCGCACAACCACAAAATCTATGTCCTGAGCTGTTTTATCCTTGAGAGGAGTCCAGACTCCTTCAAGCAATTTTACCGGTCGAAGGTTGACATATTCATCGAAATAAAACCGGATAGCCAGGAGAATGCCCTTTTCAAGTATCCCTGGTTTAATCCTTTCATCGCCTATAGCTCCGAAATAAATCGCCCTGTATCCGGAAAGCTCTTTTAGCGTATCTTCTGATATCAATTCCCCGGTTTTGAGATAATGGTCTGCGCCATGCGGGTATTCAA
It encodes:
- a CDS encoding fibrillarin-like rRNA/tRNA 2'-O-methyltransferase, with protein sequence MEDIKIIETGLDNAFILIEEGSKWLVTKNLTPGIQVYGEKLTCVANVEYRLWDPYRSKLAAMIMKCSSVSLKKDYSVLYLGAANGTTASHVSDIVSLGEVFAVEFSPRAMHDLIRVSIPRLNLIPILADALHPNSYKNMVGEVDFLYQDIAQREQARIAIRNAELFLKKDGILVLIIKPRSIDSTKKTSEVINSEVSKLENTFKVKELINLEPFHSDHAAVIAQKI
- a CDS encoding isocitrate/isopropylmalate dehydrogenase family protein → MTQYTIPVIPGDGIGPEIIREGRKALDAAGERFGFDIEWLEYPHGADHYLKTGELISEDTLKELSGYRAIYFGAIGDERIKPGILEKGILLAIRFYFDEYVNLRPVKLLEGVWTPLKDKTAQDIDFVVVRENTEDFYIGIGGRAKKGKSKNTLEVVRNLYNVKFGLDIETDSDEIGYQLGLISKEGTRRVIRYAFELAEERKKHLSSVDKANVLSDIYGFWREEFSSIASEYPQIKTDFNFVDAITMWFVKNPEWFDVVVTPNMFGDIITDLGAMIQGGLGLAPGGNINPQGTSMFEPIHGSAPKYKGQNKVNPVATIWAGALLLSQIGEKEAADAIVKAIEQNIVNGEVKTYDMGGGNTTSEVGDDIARLIKMS